In the Glycine max cultivar Williams 82 chromosome 19, Glycine_max_v4.0, whole genome shotgun sequence genome, CTGGAAGAGGAACCACTTTGTGGAAGGGCACTGTCCTTTGTGGTAAAGATCCATCTtcctcatcatcatcaaattCCAACACGTAACTGTTCCAAACACTTTCGAGAGTTAACAACCATAGCATAGTGGCAAACAGAAcagttgaagaagaagaaaacacaaagggtCCAGTTCCAAAAGCACAGTTATCTCTTTTGTTGTTTTACTTTACATCAATCCTGATACATACTCCAATACATTCATTAACACCCTACTGAAAGTTGGAAGATTCTAAAACCCCAAGTAGAAGTGGCATCAACATGAAGTGATGTGCAAACACTATCATTTCCAATGAACACAAACTTGCATGATCCTAATACCCACTTCAATTGTCTTTATTATGCAACTTTGGATTTGGAGTATGGACAGGACAAGTTGAGGGAAGGCCTGGCCCATTTTTCTTCCATAAATTTATACAGAAGGATGTTAAATCCTATTTAAATATCAACCAAATAATtcgcttgtgcattcaatagcATTTAAAAATTCAGAAAGAATGATGACATTAGGGACAGTTAAGACAGTTATTGGCAGAAATTAGCAGTTACATGTGATTAAACATGTATATCGTTTTATCAGCTTCAGTTACGTATTTTAGGATAAGTTATTTTACGTATGGTCTGATGGAAGGTAGTTATTAAGTTTTATTGGGGCAGTTATcatgtaaaatttataaagaaaatatctagGAAAGGAGTGTGTCCAGAGGAGAGTATTTGGAAGTTCTTTGGACACAATTATTCTTTACGGGAGTTCGTTAAAACTCTTGGACAGCTTctggtgtaattttttttttttttatcatgcttCTGGTGTAATTTTCTATTCAATTAGTGTGCCTAAATCTCAAATTTCAGTGTTCTATCAAAGAACAAAGGAAAATACTTGTGGAGGAAAGAAACACGGAAATAAAAAGGatagaagaaaatataatagaaaagaTGTGCTGTTTGGATACATGAAAATAAGGTAagtaatgaaatttatttttgcttacttggatgagtgggtgtcaaaataaataaataaattatatacaaaGTTTTTATACCAActtaaaattcagaatttactaaattacttttcttaacatatattattgtttatttacttttttaagttaaaaaaatatttaaaatttaagaaaacaaaaataaaaagaaaattaacttcCCTCCCCTTTATTTCCATTAAACCAAAGGTTTAGAAAGTAAAACAAATCATgatgccatttgattttctatggctgtgattaataatatttagaaCTGAGCAAGCATTCCATGGAGCCTTAACAGAGTATACTTACTCCTCGGTCTTCCTCTGCACAATTGCGAAATGTTGGAGAATAACCCAGAACATGCAAAATAATATTGGTCAGTATTAAGTCATTGTCACAAAAGTTATACTAACTAGCAAGGATTCACATACTACAAATTGATGGAAGTCAGAGAATCAAGAAGTAATCTCACTCTACTAAGGAAAATGAGAGAATTATTACTCTGCGATGGCCTTGAACAACTGTTGCTTTATAAAGTGCAGTAGTTCCTGGATAGACCGCCAAAACATGTCTTCCAGGAGGGAAATCTTGAGCGCTAGAAGGATCATTACTCTTGGGAAAAGGAATGATATTTGCCATGGGAAGCTTGTATTGTCTGTGAATGCAGCAGGAACACAAATGAAAGTAAACACGTCATTCAAATGCGTGACAATGGAAGACATGTGGAAAGAAATTCCCATTTAAGTTTAAAGTAGCGCCTCAAGTAAATCAAGTACATGACATGAGCACTCTAGATAATTAAACATGACAAATTTCCTAATAGGTTAGGTTACCTTTGGCCACTGCTTTCTTCATCATCACCTGGTTCCTCATCTAGTACTTCAAATCTGTCAAATCATGTCACAggagaacaaataaaataatgacaAGGACAATTACAAAAGATTAATGTCAAAATGGATACTACTCTTTCTGTCAATGATTACAAACCATACACTAGCAACAGTAACTTATACAGCAAAAAATCTGACTAATACATACAGTTTAAAGTTGGTCAAATGACAAACTCATTTAGTTAGGTAAAGACACAGTCAGGCAGACTCAATCCAAACAACAAGCTTGAAGTTGACCTAAGCAAGGCAAGCATGGGTCAAATTTACTCACCAGACCAGATATGAGTGGTAGTAACCtagtatataatatattcaattCTTGACTTAACACTCCTTTTTCCTTTCTGAAAAAATAACCTTATTACATCACTAGCAAGTGTATTTCCAAGTCATTAAGATAGAATAGGCTAAACATACATTTGTTAGAACTAGACTCACAATATAATGCCCTTCATTATAGTTAATGTCTTTAAGGCAAGAATGTGGTATaaccttttcttgaaaaataaataggCATAATTGCACTAAATACTCCTAATGCTTATTACACCCAAAATCCCTCTCATTTGGGAAACTACTGCCCTATACTTTAAGTACTGTTCTTACACCCCTATACCCTTGGTTGCATAAGAAATTACATACCTCCCCTACATTCTGTACAAACCTTGCACAAAGTCCCCTTGTAGATATTGTAAAGCATGTAATTCCCCATACAACAATGGTGTTAGTGTAACAAGCAAAAACCATAGAGGAGTTGAGTAATTACCCCCAAATTAATACTATACATATGAAAGAACACATTCTATTGATTGCTTGAACTCAATACATGactatttaattacaaaatgtatACTTACTCCTTTGATTCCTTATCAAAATGAATCACTTTTACGACAAACCATTCATCCTTATCGGCATTTCGTGGTGTGACCCTAGCTGCTACCTGAGAATTGACAAGAAATTAACTTAATGGAATAGAACTCGAGATGGTTCATGtaataatattagaaaataggtttttgaaaatgTACATCGAGAGAGAGCTATGTCTGTCAAAATGTTATTACAATTGATGCATAACCTTGAGAGAGGTTCTCATGTTTATATATAGAACCTGTTAGATCTCAGTTTTATTAACTaccaaataaataacataattacaACTGCATAACAGTTCAATTAACTAACTATAACTGAATTTCTAACAGTTGTAAGCTTTAAATGAAGCAACAGAAACAGTTTAACCCAGACAAGCTTATCAGAAGCAATGTACTGCACACATGTGCAGTATAATGTGACAGAAAAAAAACCTTATTAATAAAAAGCAATAAAGCATTCAATTTTCCTGATTTGTATTGATCAAACTTGAGTGCAAATGCATACCTGTTCACCTTTAAGATTGGCACAAGCCTCAAGTTGACCTCGCATACTAGGAGTTAGCCTTGAAATATCTGACTCAGTCTTCACTCGTTTCCTTTTCTGCTCATTACCTTCTGTAACACAAGTACTGTCAGCTACACAAGGTATATAAAAATTGACATCCCAAAGGAAAtgaaatcataataataacaaatagcataataaaattatttgcttCAACCAAAATACTCCATAAACCCTTCCACATATTTGTATGTATTTTGATTCTCATGTTTGCATAGCTTCACGTTATCAACTGAATGTTGTACAAAACATTACCACATTGTTGGGGAAGCAATGCATCACCATGAATTAGCTGGGAATAACAGCAGGATGCAAAAGCACTCTTGCTAATGAGTTATAAGTTTTGGCTAATCAGCACCTCCAAATCAAGATTTCTGTAGATATACCCAGCACTGATTTCCATTCTCCTTCCACCATATAGGTAGAGAAGGAATGAATGTAAATATAAAAGAGTCgattaaaacagaattttaagttttacttaaaattacacGTTAGCATGCCCTCCCTCCCCGTTTTTCTTCTTCATGTAGCTGAACTATACAAGATTGACCAACATGGCAGCAGAGATGTCAACTATATTGATGAGTATCCAAAGCAGTAGACTTTACCTTTtcctggaaaagaaaaaaatggatggAGAGAAAAATCTTAAACAACCAAAAAAATGCAACATCCTCTAACAAATCAATGGAAATTTGGCATGTAGTGTTGTCACAAAGATTGTCagacatattatttttttttcctccccCCTTTTCTTCCTCATTTTATTTGCTTCCTACTTTCATTCCCCTGAAAAAGCAGAACTCTAATGCTTTAGATACTTGCTTTGGTTCTACATTGTTGTTGGTCAATCATACCTAGTCCCTTTGGTTAATACATATAACACAAATAAGAAGGAAATATTAAGAGAGCAACATACTAAAAGATTCTGATCTGttgatagtatttattttatggaTGAATGCTAAATGTATAAGCTTAAGTAAAAGAGGTGATAATGTTTCAAATGAAAGACAAATATATTTGTCACAGATTTGAGACAAACCTATTCTTCTTCGTGTTTGCCCTTGTGGACCCGTAGGCAGTAGGGCATCAATTTGGTTTATCAGTAAGTTGGAAATACTGCAACCAAAATCAATATCAAGAATCATATGCTATAGAATGCCTAGCCTGGACAGAGTATGTCAAGTTACTATAATGTCAAAACCCATGGCTATAATTTTCAGCATatcagaaaataaaatgcaattcATATAAAATGCTTCATAGCTACAGACAGATTAAACATACCTTGCTTCACTTTCTGAAAGTTCTTTTGCTTGAGTATACAAAAATTTCAGCCTTGCCAATGAGTTATCCCCAGGCTTCTCAACCACTTCAGGAGCTGCatcaaaatgacaaaaataactaTCAACAACAAAATACAGACATAAATAATAGAGAATATAAGAATAACTGAACATCAGATCATATTTCCCAGATATGGAAACAAGTAGAGTCATTCCAGTCTAGAAAGTACTAAGAGTCTTTGACTTTGTCAATTTAGAGCGTAGTCCATGGTTTCCAATGATTGACTAACTCAAATATTTCCAGTTCCATATCCAAAAGCATGAAAACTATAGCAAATGGGAATCTCAAAATTATGAGGTttaatttcaactaataatatTTAGTGTTCCATTTTGTTAATTTCACTAAAATGACAAAAGTGTCGTGAACAAACAATCTCAAAAATTTAAGTTGTTTGTTAGGCAAAGATACATGAATGGTTTTGTATCATATCTCGTACAAATTCCCTCACTCGAGAGCCTTCAGCCTTTAAGTGTGCAAAAAGCACTAGCCCACCTACCTTCATCCTGCAATACTCAAATCGTCCTGGATATCCAAGGATGCAATGTTCTCTCCAATACCCTTACTTTGTGTCAAAACTAGCTTACGCATGGATGCGGCATTTTAGTTCCCTTCCATATCCCTCTGCTCAGCCGCCATCAAGCTCCATTGCACAAATGCATAAAAGCACCTTAAAAGCAGTGTCCCACTTGCAATTCAGGTTTTGGtgacaaacatttttcttagttattctTCTATCCTTTTCAAGAGGCTAGGTTAATCCATTTTTTTCTCACTAGCACTTCTATTGATGTTCTTCACACTTGCCACAACCAAACTACCGTAAGCAAGTTTCTATCATATTTATCACACAATTTTCTTTCATTCACTTCCCTTTACAATCTTTCTATCTTATTAGCAATCAACACaagcaaatcaattttttatatttatttcataaatgaAATATGAACAAACAAACACTTTAGCATCCAAGTTCGtcaaattcaaaaactaaaagtaagttcaacagaaaaaaaaaatcacttaaaaataGCGCCACTTTAGAgggtaataaaaattattaaacacacaaaaaaagccAGCACGCtctacagtttttttttcttagtttttaacttcaatttatccagaactgataaaaaaacagaagaaacaccTGATTTGCAAACATACATTAACACGATGAAACCTGAAGGATCACAAACAGGACGAAGATGCAGCATTGaaaaaacccaaaaataaaaaataataataacaatgaatagaaaaagagagagagaaactta is a window encoding:
- the LOC100526864 gene encoding SAGA-associated factor 29 homolog B isoform X2, whose product is MSSPDIVSILDNSKELDRVRKEQEDILSEINKLHKKLQATPEVVEKPGDNSLARLKFLYTQAKELSESEASISNLLINQIDALLPTGPQGQTRRRIGKGNEQKRKRVKTESDISRLTPSMRGQLEACANLKGEQVAARVTPRNADKDEWFVVKVIHFDKESKEFEVLDEEPGDDEESSGQRQYKLPMANIIPFPKSNDPSSAQDFPPGRHVLAVYPGTTALYKATVVQGHRRRKTEDYVLEFDDDEEDGSLPQRTVPFHKVVPLPEGHRQ
- the LOC100526864 gene encoding SAGA-associated factor 29 homolog B isoform X1 yields the protein MSSPDIVSILDNSKELDRVRKEQEDILSEINKLHKKLQATPEVVEKPGDNSLARLKFLYTQAKELSESEASISNLLINQIDALLPTGPQGQTRRRIGKEGNEQKRKRVKTESDISRLTPSMRGQLEACANLKGEQVAARVTPRNADKDEWFVVKVIHFDKESKEFEVLDEEPGDDEESSGQRQYKLPMANIIPFPKSNDPSSAQDFPPGRHVLAVYPGTTALYKATVVQGHRRRKTEDYVLEFDDDEEDGSLPQRTVPFHKVVPLPEGHRQ
- the LOC100526864 gene encoding SAGA-associated factor 29 homolog A isoform X3; its protein translation is MSSPDIVSILDNSKELDRVRKEQEDILSEINKLHKKLQATPEVVEKPGDNSLARLKFLYTQAKELSESEASISNLLINQIDALLPTGPQGQTRRRIEGNEQKRKRVKTESDISRLTPSMRGQLEACANLKGEQVAARVTPRNADKDEWFVVKVIHFDKESKEFEVLDEEPGDDEESSGQRQYKLPMANIIPFPKSNDPSSAQDFPPGRHVLAVYPGTTALYKATVVQGHRRRKTEDYVLEFDDDEEDGSLPQRTVPFHKVVPLPEGHRQ